The genomic region CGGGATCTCTCAGTAATGGTCGCAGCACAGACAATTCCATCAACCGTACATCCTTGATCACTACTACAGGATGACGTTGGCACTCCCCCTCCAAATCTTTAAGAGTGCGGGCAGGGCAGTTTTTCTCACACTCCGCTGGCTCCACGAGGCCCATCTTTTCCCTTGGACCTCCGGCACTACAGAATGGGACACTGCAGATCGACTTGCTACTCCGTCCACCAAACAGCCCAGCAGTGGTAAGATTGTTTCCGCCATAGAGACGAAGCACAGAGAAGTCACATCGGAAGAGTGAGCTGAGCATATCTCTAAGTGCTCCTTGCAGACTTTCTGCGTCTCCGGGATACAGTGACTGCCACATGTGCCATGCAGGTTCGTATAGATAAAATACCTGAGGGTGCTGGTTGAAGAGTTCCCCAAGGAAGGATGAGCCACTTCGCCATGTGGCGTGCAAATACACATGTGTGCGTGGTGGAGGAGAGACAGCATCATCACTATCTGCCTCCTCATTGTCCTGTTCATTCTCCCACATGGATGCATTGAAACTGGGACAGAGCCGAGGTGGATAGTGTTCCAATCTTCCTTTATGCTCTTCTGCAGAACGGTTATTACTCAATGTCCACCAGTCATCCTGCAGGAGCATGGATAGGAGTAGAAGCAACAGTGTCACATACACCAACAGCAGCAGACATCGCTTCCTTGCTCGGCGCTTCTTCATATTTGTCAATGGGGAATAGCTGTCTTATTTTCTTTAACTATTGTGTTCAGTTCAGGTCCAATCCAACACACTCATTTCTTGCTTTCTTTGCTCTTTTTCTGACATGAGCTTTCTTCTCGTCCATGACAGACAGTGTATGTGAGGATCATGTTCTTAATTCAGTCTGTGTGCCTGACATGCAGcttttttcctcctcctcctcctccctccagcCCCGGAGTATAGAATAAACTCGAAGATGAGTGTCTGCCCTGCAGGCTGATCTCACGGCTGCACATGCTATGCAAAAGAAGCTTTTCCCCATCTGCTCTCACTCCTGTGTTTGTTTTCTAATGCTTCTCTCTGTACTTCCTTGGAGCACACCCAGGGGTGGAGCAGACTCAAGGCCTCCCTCACtttatctcctctccctaagtcaTTGCTTTCAGTCTGCTCCATATCTAGACAATTATCCGGCACAGTTGTcttgagcagaaaaaaaaaatgcagtttcaCTTCATAAACACTGAAATGAGACAGTGTGGAAGTGGTAACTAAATCTTACCCTTGGCTTTAAGAcgtgtattcccccccccccccccccatattatcCTCCTGTTTCTAGgggttatatatatacatacatacattttttttcagatctgctattttagcctcaattttgaCATTCAGATCTAGTATTTATTTGgtaatttttatttcttattaaaaCTGACATTTTAACTATTTATGCTTTCTTGGATGTTGTGGGTGcggaaacacacaaacactgtaaaTAAGTGTGTAATTACCAATGACAAAATCGGTAATTGAAATCCTCTTTTTTATGAGACCCTCGCAGTCCTGCTGCGGAGAGGCTTAACATGGATTTGCTTTCAGCGTGGGAAATTGATGTCAGGAATCTGCAATAATAAACACTTCTTGCACTAACAGGACAAAGCTTATGTTTGTTAGCAAAGGATGCAAGCTGAGCTCCCACCCCCTACTTGAAACGAGGGTATTATCACCTTTAAAAGCATGATGTAAACCTGTTATCAGATGGACAATTAGACCCAGCATGGGCTCAGTTTCACCAAGTAGCTAAAAGTCACTTTCAGTGTGTGAGAAACAAAAATAGAGAGGAAGTAGCTGGCCTTTATCTACAGTGAATTAGTGGTGACaaacctctattttttttttttcacctggtGGAGAAATACTTTAATTAATATAGATGCGAAACCCTCT from Pelobates fuscus isolate aPelFus1 chromosome 1, aPelFus1.pri, whole genome shotgun sequence harbors:
- the CHST7 gene encoding carbohydrate sulfotransferase 7, producing MKKRRARKRCLLLLVYVTLLLLLLSMLLQDDWWTLSNNRSAEEHKGRLEHYPPRLCPSFNASMWENEQDNEEADSDDAVSPPPRTHVYLHATWRSGSSFLGELFNQHPQVFYLYEPAWHMWQSLYPGDAESLQGALRDMLSSLFRCDFSVLRLYGGNNLTTAGLFGGRSSKSICSVPFCSAGGPREKMGLVEPAECEKNCPARTLKDLEGECQRHPVVVIKDVRLMELSVLRPLLRDPGLNLKIVQLFRDPRAVHNSRLRSKRSLLRESLQVLRSRLRIVDPAIKAQQQLQLHRGGADYLLTGALEVICQAWIKDLLLLRRSGPSWLNKRYLRLRYEDLVLRPRDELGRLLRFIGLPAITELEQFVMNMTRGPSYSSDRPFLVSARNAREAVSAWKERLNREQVRKVEEACGEAMSALSYKPQEDEQRI